A single Thermosynechococcus vestitus BP-1 DNA region contains:
- a CDS encoding carboxymuconolactone decarboxylase family protein, giving the protein MYTEQINHIKSYTAKLAAAMPDAMKAFYSLSRASSIPGALDTKTKELIALAIGVAKHCDGCIAFHTRAALQAGATPEEIMETLMVTVAMDGGPALMYATHVLEALEEFSQGQAP; this is encoded by the coding sequence ATGTACACTGAGCAAATTAACCACATCAAATCCTACACGGCAAAGCTAGCGGCGGCGATGCCCGACGCCATGAAAGCCTTTTATAGCTTGAGTCGTGCCTCTTCAATCCCCGGTGCCCTTGACACGAAAACCAAGGAGTTGATTGCCCTTGCTATTGGTGTGGCTAAGCATTGCGATGGCTGTATCGCGTTCCATACCCGCGCTGCCTTGCAGGCGGGCGCAACCCCTGAGGAAATTATGGAAACCCTGATGGTCACGGTAGCCATGGACGGCGGTCCTGCCCTGATGTATGCTACCCACGTCCTGGAAGCCCTAGAGGAATTTAGCCAAGGGCAGGCTCCGTAG
- the acs gene encoding acetate--CoA ligase: MSHPTIESILQENRLFYPPDDFVAKARIHSLEAYNALYEKAKADPAAFWGELAQQELEWFQPWEQVLDWQPPNAKWFVNGKINITYNCLDRHLKTWRKNKAALIWEGEPGDSRTLTYAQLHREVCQFANVLKQLGVKKGDRVGIYMPMIPEAAIAMLACARIGAPHSVVFGGFSAEALRDRLIDAQAKLVVTADGGWRKDAIVPLKDQVDKALAHQGVPSVENVLVVQRTQQPVTMVPGRDHWWHDLQKGVSADCPAEPMDSEDLLFILYTSGSTGKPKGVVHTTAGYNLYTHITTQWVFDLQDTDVYWCTADVGWITGHSYIVYGPLSNGATTLMYEGAPRPSNPGCFWDVIEKYGVTIFYTAPTAIRAFIKMGEHLPRARDLSSLRLLGTVGEPINPEAWMWYYRVIGGERCPIVDTWWQTETGGHMITSLPGALPMKPGSASKPFPGILADVVDLEGNPVGVNEGGYLVIRHPWPGMMRTVYGDPDRFRRTYWEHIPPRDGQYFYFAGDGARRDEDGYFWVMGRVDDVINVSGHRLGTMEIESALVSHPAVAEAAVVGKPDEVKGEEIVAFVILEGSATPSDALQQELKQHVVNEIGALARPAEIRFTDALPKTRSGKIMRRLLRSLAAGQEVVGDTSTLEDRSVLDRLRQGS, encoded by the coding sequence ATGAGTCATCCCACGATTGAGTCGATTCTTCAGGAAAACCGCCTTTTTTATCCCCCCGATGATTTTGTGGCCAAGGCGCGGATTCATTCCCTTGAGGCCTACAATGCCCTCTACGAAAAGGCAAAAGCTGATCCCGCCGCTTTTTGGGGAGAGCTTGCCCAGCAGGAGCTAGAGTGGTTTCAACCTTGGGAGCAAGTACTGGATTGGCAGCCGCCCAATGCCAAGTGGTTTGTCAATGGCAAAATCAACATCACCTACAACTGCTTGGATCGCCACCTCAAAACATGGCGCAAGAATAAAGCCGCCTTAATCTGGGAAGGCGAACCCGGTGATAGCCGCACTCTCACCTATGCCCAACTGCACCGTGAGGTGTGCCAATTTGCCAATGTTCTCAAGCAACTAGGGGTGAAAAAGGGCGATCGCGTTGGTATTTATATGCCGATGATTCCAGAGGCAGCCATTGCCATGTTGGCCTGTGCGCGCATTGGTGCGCCCCACTCAGTGGTCTTTGGCGGTTTTAGTGCTGAAGCCTTGCGCGATCGCCTCATTGATGCCCAAGCCAAACTGGTTGTTACCGCTGACGGTGGCTGGCGTAAAGATGCCATTGTACCCCTGAAAGATCAGGTGGATAAAGCCCTTGCCCATCAAGGCGTTCCCAGCGTTGAAAATGTCTTGGTGGTGCAGCGCACCCAGCAGCCAGTAACCATGGTGCCCGGTCGCGATCACTGGTGGCACGATTTGCAAAAGGGAGTCAGTGCCGACTGTCCTGCCGAACCTATGGACAGCGAGGATTTACTCTTTATCCTTTACACCTCCGGCTCCACCGGCAAACCCAAGGGTGTTGTCCACACCACCGCAGGATACAACCTCTACACCCATATCACCACTCAATGGGTCTTTGACCTCCAAGATACCGATGTCTATTGGTGTACCGCCGATGTTGGCTGGATTACGGGTCACAGCTATATTGTCTATGGGCCGCTGTCCAATGGTGCCACCACCCTCATGTATGAAGGGGCACCCCGCCCCTCCAACCCCGGTTGCTTCTGGGATGTGATTGAGAAGTATGGGGTGACGATTTTTTACACGGCTCCCACTGCTATTCGTGCCTTCATCAAAATGGGTGAACACTTGCCGCGGGCGCGCGACCTCTCCTCCCTACGCCTTTTGGGAACCGTGGGTGAACCCATCAACCCCGAAGCATGGATGTGGTACTACCGCGTCATCGGCGGTGAGCGCTGCCCGATTGTGGATACCTGGTGGCAAACGGAAACCGGGGGTCACATGATCACCTCACTGCCGGGGGCACTTCCTATGAAGCCCGGCTCTGCTAGCAAGCCCTTTCCGGGGATTCTCGCCGATGTCGTGGACCTTGAGGGCAACCCGGTCGGCGTCAATGAGGGTGGCTATCTGGTCATTCGTCATCCTTGGCCGGGGATGATGCGCACGGTGTATGGGGATCCCGATCGCTTCCGCCGCACCTATTGGGAGCACATTCCCCCTCGCGATGGTCAGTATTTTTACTTTGCCGGCGATGGTGCCCGCAGGGATGAAGATGGCTACTTTTGGGTGATGGGACGGGTTGACGATGTGATCAATGTCTCGGGCCACCGCCTGGGCACCATGGAAATTGAATCGGCATTGGTCTCCCACCCTGCCGTTGCTGAAGCCGCCGTTGTGGGTAAACCCGACGAGGTCAAAGGGGAAGAGATCGTTGCTTTTGTGATTCTTGAAGGATCGGCGACCCCCAGTGATGCCCTCCAACAGGAATTAAAGCAACACGTTGTCAATGAAATTGGTGCCTTGGCACGTCCAGCGGAGATTCGCTTTACCGATGCCCTACCCAAGACACGGTCAGGCAAAATCATGCGGCGGCTGCTCCGTTCCCTAGCCGCAGGTCAAGAGGTAGTTGGCGATACTTCAACCTTGGAGGATCGCTCAGTCCTCGATAGGCTGCGCCAAGGGAGTTGA
- a CDS encoding DUF2214 family protein — MNALWSSAAIAYLHYLSFMVAFAALVVEHLTLRKDLDLKQAWRLVITDALYGIAAVTVLVTGILRVLYFGKGTEYYLGNPVFHLKVGLFILVGLLSLYPTISFLLWIKPLREEKAPTLELPTVQRLTWVIRAELAFLSAIPFLAAMMARGIGLDWIQRG; from the coding sequence ATGAACGCCCTTTGGAGCAGTGCTGCGATCGCCTACCTGCATTACCTCAGCTTTATGGTAGCCTTTGCTGCCCTCGTAGTCGAACACTTGACCCTGCGCAAGGATTTAGATCTTAAACAGGCTTGGCGATTGGTGATTACTGATGCCCTCTATGGCATTGCTGCGGTTACCGTTCTTGTGACCGGTATTTTGCGGGTTCTCTATTTTGGCAAAGGGACTGAATACTATTTAGGTAACCCCGTCTTTCACCTGAAAGTGGGCTTATTTATTTTAGTGGGGTTATTGTCGCTGTATCCGACGATCTCGTTCCTACTGTGGATTAAACCGCTGCGGGAAGAGAAAGCCCCAACCCTGGAATTGCCGACGGTGCAGCGTTTGACCTGGGTGATTCGGGCTGAATTGGCCTTTCTCAGTGCCATTCCCTTCTTAGCAGCCATGATGGCCCGGGGAATTGGTTTGGATTGGATTCAGCGGGGATAG
- a CDS encoding FkbM family methyltransferase encodes MGLINNTLKSAGKLDPISLTLCIVGSRKIYREDNYAQSPWHIFAPNLKIYGFDADPEACDEANAALEAQGIDWFERHYPLALGKAVGEATLYITRATHCSSLYEPNSSYTSRFQGFNPSLNIEATVQVETTTLSAFAQAEGLESVDVLQVDVQGADLDVLQGGEHLLAATTLGIVIEVEFSQVYKGQPLFSDIDAYLRARGFVLFDLLTNDGWCRLPRYLSPLQSQRRSGQLLWADAIYLRDLLGHDQQLQNAHLQTPVHLLKLAAIADALDFPDYALEVLTHLTLQYGENSQWNCRQEIFSILEQVQPLLGRDITELPIVQLLQQSAA; translated from the coding sequence ATGGGACTTATTAACAATACGCTGAAAAGTGCAGGGAAGCTCGATCCTATTTCCTTGACCCTATGCATTGTGGGTTCTCGCAAAATTTACCGTGAGGATAATTATGCTCAATCCCCGTGGCATATTTTTGCTCCTAACCTAAAGATTTATGGCTTTGACGCGGACCCGGAGGCTTGCGATGAGGCAAATGCTGCCCTCGAAGCCCAAGGAATCGATTGGTTTGAGCGGCACTATCCCCTTGCCCTTGGTAAAGCAGTGGGGGAAGCAACCCTTTATATTACGCGCGCAACCCACTGCAGCTCTCTCTATGAGCCCAATTCAAGCTATACATCCCGCTTTCAAGGATTTAATCCCAGTTTGAATATTGAGGCGACTGTGCAGGTGGAAACAACCACCCTGAGCGCTTTTGCCCAAGCGGAGGGACTAGAGAGCGTGGATGTTCTCCAAGTGGATGTTCAAGGTGCCGATCTTGATGTTTTGCAAGGTGGGGAGCATCTTTTAGCTGCAACTACTTTAGGTATTGTTATTGAAGTGGAGTTCTCACAGGTCTACAAAGGTCAACCCCTATTTAGCGACATTGATGCTTACTTACGTGCGCGAGGCTTTGTGCTCTTTGACCTGCTGACTAATGATGGTTGGTGCCGCTTGCCGCGCTACCTCTCACCTTTACAGTCTCAACGACGATCAGGTCAACTTCTATGGGCAGATGCCATTTACCTGCGAGATTTACTCGGTCATGATCAACAGCTGCAAAATGCTCACCTACAAACGCCAGTACACCTACTAAAACTGGCAGCGATCGCGGATGCACTAGACTTTCCTGACTATGCTTTGGAAGTTTTGACACACCTCACTCTTCAGTACGGTGAGAACTCCCAATGGAACTGCCGCCAAGAAATTTTCTCTATTTTGGAACAGGTGCAGCCCCTGCTGGGCAGGGACATTACTGAGTTGCCAATTGTACAACTGTTGCAGCAGTCAGCGGCCTAG
- a CDS encoding shikimate kinase, which translates to MKLQERLGGANIYLVGMMGAGKTTTGRLLAQRLGYSFVDTDAVITAFRQRPIREIFAQEGEPAFRELEQQVLAQVSSYHHLVVATGGGIVLNPMNWSYLHHGIVVWLHVPLAVLCQRLRQDRERPLLQEQPLEERLGELLQARQHLYAQADLELRITLEDTPETVCDRLLETLPCILKPMEPC; encoded by the coding sequence ATGAAACTGCAAGAACGTCTTGGGGGAGCCAATATCTATCTTGTGGGCATGATGGGTGCTGGTAAAACCACCACGGGTCGCCTCCTGGCCCAACGCTTGGGCTATAGTTTTGTGGATACCGATGCTGTGATTACGGCGTTTCGCCAACGACCGATTCGCGAAATCTTTGCCCAAGAGGGGGAGCCTGCCTTTCGGGAGTTGGAGCAACAGGTCCTAGCACAGGTCTCTAGTTACCATCACTTAGTGGTGGCCACCGGTGGGGGCATTGTCCTCAACCCGATGAACTGGAGTTATCTGCATCACGGTATTGTGGTCTGGCTTCATGTCCCCCTTGCGGTGCTCTGTCAACGCCTGCGCCAAGATCGGGAACGTCCCCTGTTGCAGGAGCAGCCTCTTGAGGAACGCTTGGGTGAACTGCTGCAGGCGCGTCAACACCTCTATGCTCAGGCAGATTTAGAGCTCAGGATTACGCTGGAAGATACCCCGGAAACGGTGTGCGATCGCCTGTTGGAAACCCTACCCTGTATCTTGAAACCAATGGAACCATGCTAG
- the msrA gene encoding peptide-methionine (S)-S-oxide reductase MsrA — MGFFGFKNKKLTMPSPSEALPGRAEPMPVPKAHLVNGHPLTPPYPEGMELAMFGMGCFWGAERKFWQVPGVYVTAVGYAGGYTPNPTYEEVCTGMTGHNEVVRVVFDPQIVSYEELLKVFWENHDPTQGMRQGNDVGTQYRSGIYYYSPEQKALAEASRDRYQAALTAAGYGTITTEILPAPEFYFAEPYHQQYLQRNVNGYCGLGGTKVPYELMGATPAFRGD; from the coding sequence ATGGGATTCTTCGGATTCAAAAACAAAAAGTTGACAATGCCTAGCCCCAGTGAGGCTTTACCCGGCCGAGCAGAACCAATGCCCGTGCCAAAGGCTCACTTGGTTAATGGTCATCCCCTCACCCCTCCCTATCCCGAAGGCATGGAGTTAGCGATGTTTGGCATGGGCTGCTTTTGGGGGGCTGAGCGCAAGTTTTGGCAGGTGCCGGGGGTCTATGTTACTGCTGTGGGCTATGCAGGCGGCTATACCCCCAATCCCACCTATGAAGAGGTGTGCACGGGCATGACAGGTCACAATGAGGTCGTGCGGGTGGTCTTTGACCCCCAGATAGTCAGCTATGAGGAATTGCTCAAGGTCTTTTGGGAAAACCATGACCCCACCCAAGGCATGCGCCAAGGCAATGATGTGGGGACGCAGTATCGCTCCGGTATCTACTACTATTCCCCTGAGCAAAAAGCCCTTGCCGAGGCCAGTCGCGATCGCTACCAAGCAGCCCTAACAGCCGCTGGCTATGGCACGATCACCACTGAAATTCTACCGGCGCCTGAATTCTACTTTGCCGAACCCTACCACCAGCAATACCTACAGCGCAATGTGAATGGCTACTGTGGCCTTGGGGGCACCAAGGTTCCCTACGAACTGATGGGTGCCACCCCCGCCTTTAGGGGAGATTGA
- a CDS encoding DUF4340 domain-containing protein, with amino-acid sequence MASGIRTKTLVLLTTAAILGGGLLLFEQQLPNPNRSDTPIKKPLFHFQEADVVALKIIAPDYSLNLKKLATGNWVIDREKQIPAQEGTVVFLLNLLATGQRDRSLDVPTERARDYGLAPPRATVDITLKDGQQHRLHLGDTTFDGLKLYAEIDPPAAPRQKMTVTLVPLDLRNALQRPLREWERQQAAN; translated from the coding sequence ATGGCAAGTGGCATCCGCACAAAAACGCTAGTTCTTTTAACAACGGCGGCCATCTTAGGCGGCGGTCTCTTGCTGTTTGAGCAACAACTGCCCAATCCCAACCGTAGTGATACGCCCATCAAGAAACCCCTCTTCCACTTCCAAGAGGCGGATGTTGTGGCACTGAAAATTATTGCCCCTGACTACAGCTTGAACTTGAAAAAGCTGGCTACAGGCAACTGGGTGATTGATCGGGAAAAACAAATCCCCGCGCAAGAGGGTACGGTTGTCTTCTTATTAAACCTATTGGCCACGGGTCAGCGCGATCGCTCCCTCGATGTACCTACTGAACGTGCCAGAGATTATGGCCTTGCTCCCCCCAGGGCCACTGTGGATATCACCCTCAAAGACGGCCAGCAGCACCGTTTACACTTGGGGGACACCACCTTTGACGGCCTCAAACTCTACGCCGAAATTGACCCTCCCGCAGCACCACGGCAAAAAATGACGGTAACCCTCGTTCCCCTTGATCTCAGAAATGCCCTCCAGCGCCCCTTAAGGGAATGGGAGCGTCAGCAAGCAGCCAACTAA
- a CDS encoding DUF4126 domain-containing protein, with protein sequence MLEVLAILSAAAAGGLRLALPLLLIGLLQGEQLWSQVPLLRHCSPYWVVGVLAAWSFLEIFLSGNLWGYRFIILVQLCFSPLVGALLGMTVATATDTPQWLIATFSGLFAFVLQLVQVGWFYRLGKLPRWVIVGQDILCALLILFALRAPKQGGLIALLLLWLAVRSAKDWQQRHRYSRRRRLNS encoded by the coding sequence ATGCTAGAGGTTTTGGCCATTCTTTCAGCGGCCGCAGCAGGGGGACTTCGCCTGGCACTTCCCCTACTGTTGATCGGTCTATTGCAGGGGGAACAACTCTGGTCACAGGTCCCTTTGTTGCGTCACTGTTCCCCCTATTGGGTAGTTGGTGTGCTGGCTGCTTGGTCGTTCCTGGAGATCTTTCTTTCTGGGAACCTCTGGGGCTACCGCTTCATTATCCTTGTGCAACTGTGCTTTAGCCCCCTTGTGGGTGCGCTCCTGGGCATGACGGTGGCAACAGCCACAGATACACCCCAGTGGCTCATTGCTACCTTTAGTGGTCTTTTTGCCTTTGTGTTGCAATTGGTGCAGGTGGGTTGGTTTTATCGCCTAGGGAAGCTACCCCGTTGGGTCATTGTCGGACAGGATATCCTGTGTGCGCTGTTAATTTTATTTGCCCTGAGGGCACCCAAGCAGGGCGGGTTGATTGCCTTACTCCTGTTGTGGTTGGCCGTTCGCAGTGCTAAGGATTGGCAGCAACGACATCGCTACTCCCGTCGCCGCCGCCTAAATTCTTAG
- a CDS encoding J domain-containing protein, with product MSQPNPYVTLQVAVTATQAEIKAAYRRLVKQYHPDYHPSDRSRHERMAAINAAYEILGDEQSRRAYDARHRVQPRNARPDVQRSQAADRELEQWLALTYTPVRRIIAAVLRSLPQQIDALAADPFDDDLMEQFLTYLQDCRRALTRARYAFQAQPNPAAVAKVAAHLYYCLHQLVDGLEELEQFSHTYDDRYLHRGQELFRIGHRLFAECRLVR from the coding sequence ATGTCTCAGCCCAATCCCTACGTCACCCTACAGGTGGCAGTAACGGCCACCCAAGCCGAGATTAAGGCCGCCTATCGGCGCTTAGTCAAGCAGTATCACCCCGACTACCATCCCAGCGATCGCTCTCGCCATGAGCGAATGGCGGCCATTAACGCCGCCTATGAAATTTTGGGGGATGAGCAGTCTCGGCGGGCCTATGATGCCCGGCACCGTGTCCAGCCAAGAAATGCTAGGCCCGATGTTCAGCGTTCCCAAGCGGCCGATCGCGAGCTAGAACAATGGCTGGCCCTCACCTACACGCCCGTGCGTCGGATTATTGCAGCGGTCTTGCGATCGCTCCCCCAGCAGATTGATGCCCTTGCTGCCGATCCCTTTGATGATGACCTCATGGAGCAGTTCCTCACCTACCTGCAGGACTGTCGCCGCGCCCTTACCCGTGCCCGCTATGCATTCCAAGCCCAACCCAACCCTGCAGCTGTCGCCAAGGTGGCAGCCCACCTCTACTACTGTTTGCATCAACTGGTGGATGGTCTCGAGGAGCTAGAGCAATTTAGCCACACTTACGACGATCGCTATCTGCATAGGGGGCAGGAACTCTTTCGCATTGGCCATCGCCTCTTCGCAGAGTGTCGGCTTGTCCGCTAA
- the ilvN gene encoding acetolactate synthase small subunit produces MKHTLSVLVEDEAGVLTRIAGLFARRGFNIESLAVGPAEQIGISRITMVVPGDDAVIEQLTKQLYKLINVLKVQDITTIPCVERELMLLKVNATASTRSEILELVQIFRAKVVDVSDDSLIIEVSGDPGKMVALVQMLNKFGIREIARTGKIALVRESGVNTEYLKSLEARV; encoded by the coding sequence ATGAAACATACCCTATCGGTTTTGGTGGAAGATGAGGCGGGTGTGCTCACTCGCATTGCCGGTCTATTTGCGCGGCGTGGCTTTAACATCGAGAGCTTGGCGGTAGGACCTGCGGAGCAAATTGGCATCTCCCGTATTACGATGGTGGTGCCTGGAGATGATGCTGTCATTGAGCAGTTGACCAAGCAACTCTACAAGCTGATCAATGTCCTCAAGGTGCAGGATATTACCACAATTCCCTGTGTAGAACGGGAGCTGATGCTCCTGAAGGTGAATGCCACTGCCAGCACCCGCTCTGAAATCTTGGAATTGGTGCAAATTTTCCGCGCTAAGGTCGTGGATGTGTCCGACGATTCGCTCATCATCGAGGTCTCCGGTGACCCTGGCAAAATGGTTGCCCTAGTGCAAATGCTGAATAAATTTGGGATTCGCGAAATTGCCCGCACCGGTAAAATTGCCCTTGTGCGCGAGTCCGGGGTGAATACAGAATACCTCAAGTCTTTGGAAGCACGGGTCTAA
- a CDS encoding AAA-associated domain-containing protein codes for MPAKTKGESLVRLLNVGKAYRQPNGQVISIMENINLELRTGEIVALLGPSGSGKSTLMRIITGLVAPTSGQVLYREQPMQGLNPGAAIVFQSSALYPWLTVLENVELGLKALGEGPRSRRRKALRMIDIIGLDGFENAYPKELSGGMRQRVGFARALAVEPELLCMDEPFSALDVLTAENLRFELLDLWLEHKIPTQSILIVTHHIEEAVILADRIIVLGSNPGRVRADFPVTLPHYRDRKTPEFQATVDRIYKILTNPHVDELEELEPRPTTVASSQEPRYPLLPHVRIGSIAGLLELLEHRKEDLYRIAQELQLELDDILPIVEAAQMMELVELKEGDISVTPIGNAFIQGDIDQRKLIIRQQLLKHIRLVQQIHTFLMAKQNHRIPESLVLDILERHFTPQEAERQLNTAIDWGRYAELFGYDEPSKEIFLEVSEPEEPLSLETTAV; via the coding sequence ATGCCAGCCAAAACTAAAGGAGAGTCGCTTGTCCGCTTGCTGAATGTTGGCAAAGCCTACCGTCAGCCCAACGGTCAGGTCATTAGCATTATGGAAAATATTAACCTGGAGTTGCGCACGGGGGAAATTGTTGCCCTCTTGGGGCCCTCAGGATCGGGTAAGTCAACCCTAATGCGCATTATTACAGGTTTAGTTGCACCTACGTCTGGGCAGGTCTTGTACCGCGAGCAGCCAATGCAGGGTTTGAATCCGGGAGCCGCCATCGTCTTTCAAAGTTCGGCGCTCTATCCGTGGCTAACCGTTTTGGAAAATGTGGAACTGGGGCTAAAGGCCTTGGGAGAAGGCCCGCGATCGCGCCGCCGCAAGGCACTGCGGATGATTGATATTATTGGCTTGGATGGCTTTGAAAACGCCTACCCCAAGGAACTGTCGGGGGGCATGCGGCAGCGGGTGGGATTTGCCCGGGCTTTGGCAGTGGAGCCGGAACTCCTGTGCATGGATGAGCCATTTTCGGCCTTGGACGTGCTGACGGCGGAGAACCTGCGTTTTGAACTTCTTGATCTGTGGCTAGAGCACAAAATTCCTACCCAGAGCATTTTGATTGTCACCCACCACATTGAAGAGGCCGTCATTCTCGCCGATCGTATTATTGTTTTGGGGAGCAACCCCGGTCGCGTCCGCGCTGATTTTCCAGTCACCCTGCCCCACTATCGCGATCGCAAGACGCCGGAGTTTCAAGCCACCGTGGATCGCATCTATAAAATTCTCACTAACCCCCATGTAGATGAATTGGAGGAACTAGAACCCAGGCCGACTACCGTTGCCAGCAGTCAGGAACCCCGTTATCCATTGCTGCCCCATGTGCGCATTGGTTCGATCGCCGGTCTATTGGAACTCCTAGAACACCGCAAAGAAGACCTCTACCGCATTGCCCAGGAGTTGCAATTGGAGCTAGACGATATTCTGCCCATTGTCGAAGCTGCCCAGATGATGGAACTGGTGGAGCTGAAGGAGGGGGATATCAGTGTGACCCCTATTGGCAATGCCTTTATTCAGGGGGACATTGACCAGCGCAAGCTGATTATTCGTCAGCAACTCCTCAAGCATATCCGCCTTGTGCAGCAAATCCATACTTTTCTGATGGCTAAGCAAAACCACCGCATTCCCGAAAGTTTGGTGCTGGATATTTTAGAGCGGCACTTTACGCCGCAGGAGGCCGAGCGCCAGCTCAATACCGCCATTGACTGGGGACGCTATGCCGAACTCTTTGGCTATGACGAACCATCTAAGGAAATTTTCCTTGAAGTCAGTGAACCAGAAGAGCCATTGTCCCTTGAAACGACGGCTGTTTGA
- a CDS encoding pentapeptide repeat-containing protein, whose protein sequence is MKRQVFVAIAMMSGAIASPTAFAMPASMQQLLQTNACPGCDLRNVDLRGYNLAGANLRGANLQGANLQDTNLMVANLVGANLSHANLTAAYLERANLEEANLSGANLSRAILRHSHARRANFSNSNLTGADVRYGDFRRAHLNGATFEQANMQWARLDNATVGQTNFRDAYRPRMPYRLNLP, encoded by the coding sequence GTGAAGCGACAGGTATTCGTTGCAATAGCAATGATGAGTGGGGCGATCGCTAGCCCTACCGCCTTTGCCATGCCTGCCTCCATGCAACAACTTCTGCAAACCAATGCTTGTCCCGGCTGTGATCTGCGGAATGTTGATTTGCGCGGCTATAACTTGGCGGGGGCCAATTTGCGCGGTGCCAATCTTCAGGGCGCCAACCTCCAGGATACCAACCTCATGGTGGCCAATTTGGTAGGGGCAAATCTGAGTCATGCTAACCTCACCGCCGCCTATTTAGAACGAGCCAACCTAGAAGAGGCCAATCTCAGTGGTGCTAACCTTAGCCGTGCAATTTTGCGCCATAGTCATGCTCGCCGTGCCAATTTCAGCAACAGCAACTTAACGGGAGCCGATGTCCGCTATGGGGATTTTCGCCGCGCCCATCTCAACGGCGCTACCTTTGAGCAAGCCAATATGCAGTGGGCACGGTTAGACAATGCCACTGTCGGTCAGACCAACTTTAGGGATGCTTACCGTCCCCGTATGCCCTATCGCCTCAATCTCCCCTAA